In a single window of the Nitrospira sp. genome:
- the truA gene encoding tRNA pseudouridine(38-40) synthase TruA — translation MPTIKLTLEYDGTHYAGWQRQLNQPTIQEAVETAIKNVTQQTISIVAAGRTDAGVHALGQVVSFRIDRDMTAYDWEMALNAHLPPDISVRAVDFPPPEFHARYKATGKLYQYRILNRSPRPALGRQLVWHVYKPLDDAAMNQAALHLVGAHDFSSFETQPTENEDPICHLQRLVVIREGHELRIEAYADRFLKQMVRSIVGTLVEVGQGKRAPESFAAILAVRDRRKAGKTAPPQGLCLMRVDY, via the coding sequence ATGCCAACAATCAAGCTGACACTGGAATACGACGGCACGCACTACGCCGGCTGGCAGCGTCAACTCAATCAACCAACCATTCAAGAAGCGGTCGAAACCGCGATCAAGAACGTGACGCAACAGACGATCTCCATCGTCGCCGCCGGCCGCACCGACGCCGGCGTGCATGCACTGGGGCAGGTCGTCAGCTTTCGCATCGACCGGGACATGACGGCCTATGACTGGGAGATGGCGTTGAACGCCCATCTCCCTCCCGATATTTCAGTCCGCGCCGTCGACTTTCCTCCTCCTGAGTTCCATGCCCGCTACAAAGCCACTGGCAAACTCTACCAATATCGGATCCTCAACCGCTCTCCGCGTCCTGCGTTGGGCCGGCAATTGGTCTGGCACGTCTACAAACCGCTGGACGATGCGGCGATGAACCAGGCGGCCCTGCACCTCGTCGGTGCGCACGACTTCTCCTCCTTCGAAACGCAACCGACCGAAAACGAAGATCCCATCTGCCATCTCCAACGCCTCGTCGTTATTCGCGAGGGGCACGAACTCCGTATCGAAGCCTATGCCGACAGGTTTTTGAAACAGATGGTCCGCAGCATCGTAGGCACGTTGGTCGAAGTCGGCCAGGGGAAGCGTGCGCCGGAAAGTTTTGCTGCTATTCTCGCCGTACGAGATCGCCGGAAAGCAGGGAAGACTGCGCCTCCCCAAGGGCTCTGCCTCATGCGGGTCGACTATTGA